From Xenopus laevis strain J_2021 chromosome 7L, Xenopus_laevis_v10.1, whole genome shotgun sequence, one genomic window encodes:
- the pdcd11.L gene encoding programmed cell death 11 L homeolog (The RefSeq protein has 4 substitutions compared to this genomic sequence): MEESFPRGGSQKKAEQKAVLKRPKENDGNLFSTHHEEEPEIKKNKKVSREKPKAVGLEKRTTSTKEIVEIPLYSKLSVGMLFLGCVKRTKDFELTVSLPYCLTGYIQATNICDAYTNLISEQVEKDDPLEALVPLSELYSPGMLVRCAISSLETTASGFPSVKLSVNPKHVNKALNTGSIKTGMVLSGCVSSVEDHGYLVDIGVAGTKAFLPRQKAQLFLSQAGQGSLLRVGEYLNCVVEEVKNEGKIVRLSIIQNDVASALATVEQNWNLNNLLPGLVFKAQIEKVMHNNITLSFLSSYTGFVDFLHFEPKKIGSYKEGQEVKACILWLDPSTKTIRLTLRQCFLQPGNTLPQLTSDWVGSVLDNCVVQTLFKNAGAVFELEGGNLGFAFKHHLSASKQPHFEKFKKGTTHKGRITDFSPMDEMHILSLKEKVITNLFLRHEDIQPGQVLEGTVKCMEAVGMVVQITDHLTGLVPKLHFADVLLKHPEKKYIIGNKIKCKVLTVVTCERKLILTRKRTLMKSTLPVLASYEDAQPGLITHGFIVAIKDYGCLVKFYNEVQGLAPRRELGSLQEISSLEDAFYRGQVIKVQVLECNPQTQQLLLSFRITEEGHTEQEQRFLKKIKAVKLDVGKLVDIRVLSKTDKGVNVLVLPEESPAFIPKMHLSDHVSNCELLWHTLQEGDDIPGAMCLSSLKGHSILTKKSLLISSVEKGSCVKVISEVQTGMHLTGFVKSIMPYGVFVEFPYGLFGLVPMSEISDKFVTNIRDHFVEGNTVVATVIKMDEEKKRFLLTLKMSECAPDDYSIEGLFLLSQCFSELQLMKGLLARKGDPEDELSIYTLIAGQKLTLVVENAEENGPVQFSAGSISGAQTVSATQYHIGDKALVAGQKVKAVVLHVDMLTLHVHVSLNQTLLKKKQNVPKMNSSHSADVQHVAEEFAVVSLADSAHLIAVPVSSHLNDTFRFESEKLKVGETISVILKTTTVNEHGLLLAVQNKAASKTSKNLGRTTQSAMRVRGAISHGLKIGDLVTGTVKSIKPTQVTVSINDNVFGFIHVSQIMDETPQGCFPTSKLNPKQEVTCRVIGGREVKTHRYLPITHPDFIHSVPELSLLPELINTDNVPKPRALKTFNPGDKVTCYVNKFNTETKYLEVEITPEIRGRIELLLLSQTPKNLKRPEKLFKNGQALSATVVGPDAVHKHLCLSLTGIHSLEEGAVTVACVTKVVKGSGLTLSLPFGKTGNANMFHLCDKYAEASLEKFTPGKFVRCAILSNSKIVKVSLRQSRVNQQAQSSAVDEDIASIDSLEEGQLVSGFVSAITENKGVFFRLSSFIVGHIQFQNVTSYFVYEPSAYSNYIPEGTLLTAKVLSIDPDKKHVELSLLPTDTGKPDVVPESAGFSKRKNKASKKTPTKRKRENLEKGSQDTGLKKKKSHKSIEDDDSGVEVYCREEDAEDKTKKTQQQSQEQTSSQASVSRLQVSSGFLWDVSLNTLKTSLAGANESSSDSDEEEDEQPKKKKTKKELAKEKKEAEKELSKKEATLLDSSRQPQSADDFDRLVISSPDSSILWLQYMAFHLHATEIEKARVVAERALKTISFREEQEKLNVWVALLNLENMYGTEESLTKAFERAVQYNEPLKVFQQLADIYIKSEKFKQAEDLYNTMLKRFRQEKSVWIKFATFLLKQGQGDGTHKLLQRALKSLPEKDHVDVISKFAQLEFQLGDTERAKALFESTLSSYPKRTDLWSVYIDMMVKHGSQKEVRDIFERVIHLSLAAKKIKFFFKRYLEYEKKHGSTESVQAVKEKALQYVESQSSLAAT; this comes from the exons ATGGAAGAAAGTTTCCCTCGAGGTGGATCCCAGAAAAAAGCAGAGCAAAAAGCTGTTTTAAAGAGGCCTAAGGAAAATGATGGCAACCTTTTCTCA ACCCATCATGAGGAAGAACCGGAAATCAAGAAGAACAAGAAAGTATCTCGTGAGAAGCCAAAGGCTGTTGGTCTAGAAAAAAGGACAACATCTACTAAGGAAATTGTGGAAATTCCACTGTACAGT AAACTGAGCGTCGGGATGCTGTTTCTTGGTTGTGTGAAACGGACCAAAGATTTTGAGTTGACAGTGAGTTTACCATATTGCTTAACAGGCTATATCCAAGCGACAAACATTTGTGATGCATATACTAATCTCATCAGTGAACAAGTGGAAAAAGATGACCCCCTGGAG GCACTAGTTCCCCTTTCTGAGCTGTACAGTCCAGGAATGTTAGTAAGGTGCGCAATAAGCAGTTTAGAGACAACGGCCAGCGGTTTCCCCAGCGTTAAACTGTCCGTCAACCCGAAACATGTCAACAAGGCTCTGAACACAGGATCAATTAAAACAGGCATG GTTTTATCTGGGTGTGTATCTAGTGTAGAAGACCATGGATATCTTGTTGACATAGGAGTCGCTGGTACTAAAGCATTCCTGCCACGTCAAAAAGCGCAATTATTTTTAAGTCAAGCAGGGCAAG GGTCCTTACTCAGAGTAGGGGAGTACCTAAACTGTGTGGTTGAGGAAGTGAAGAATGAGGGAAAGATAGTCCGTCTGTCCATAATCCAGAATGACGTGGCCAGTGCCCTTGCAACTGTGGAACAGAACTGGAATCTGAATAATCTATTGCCGGGACTTGTACTTAAAGCACAGATAGAGAAG GTGATGCACAACAACATCACTTTGTCTTTCCTTTCATCGTACACGGGCTTTGTGGATTTCTTGCACTTTGAACCAAAGAAAATCGGTTCCTACAAGGAAGGGCAGGAA GTCAAAGCCTGTATTTTGTGGCTTGATCCATCCACAAAGACTATCAGACTTACGCTCCGTCAGTGTTTTCTGCAGCCAGGGAACACCCTGCCCCAGCTCACCAGTGACTGGGTTGGCTCTGTGCTTGACAACTGCGTGGTGCAAACATTGTTTAAGAATGCTGGAGCCGTTTTTGAACTGGAAGGAGGAAACCTGGGCTTTGCATTT AAACATCATCTTTCTGCTTCTAAACAGCCACATTTTGAAAAGTTCAAAAAAGGTACCACTCATAAAGGGCGAATCACAGATTTTAGTCCCATGGATGAGATGCACATTCTCTCTCTAAAAGA GAAAGTGATTACAAATCTCTTCTTGCGCCATGAAGATATACAACCTGGACAGGTGCTGGAG GGGACAGTAAAGTGCATGGAAGCCGTAGGAATGGTGGTACAGATCACTGACCATCTCACAGGTCTCGTGCCTAAACTCCATTTTGCTGATGTTCTCCTCAAACATCCTGAGAAAAAGTACATTATTGGGAACAAGATAAAGTGCAAG GTCTTGACTGTGGTTACTTGTGAACGAAAGTTGATCCTGACAAGAAAGAGAACTCTGATGAAGTCAACGTTGCCCGTTCTCGCCAGCTATGAGGATGCGCAACCAGGCTTAATTACCCATGGCTTCATTGTGGCCATTAAAGACTACGGATGCCTTGTTAAATTCTATAACGAGGTACAAGGCCTAGCTCCACGTCGTGAGCTGGGCTCGCTGCAAGAGATTTCCTCGCTGGAAGATGCCTTTTATAGAGGGCAG GTCATTAAGGTTCAGGTGCTGGAGTGTAACCCCCAAACACAACAATTGCTGTTGTCCTTCAGAATAACGGAGGAGGGGCACACTGAACAAGAACAACGCTTCCTCAAGAAGATAAAGGCGGTGAAGTTAGATGTTGGGAAG TTGGTTGATACCAGAGTCCTATCGAAGACTGACAAAGGAGTGAACGTTCTCGTCCTACCTGAGGAAAGCCCCGCTTTCATTCCCAAAATGCACCTCTCGGACCATGTGTCAAATTGTGAGCTACTCTGGCATACACTGCAAGAAGGGGACGATATTCCCGGGGCCATGTGTCTTAGTAGCCTCAAGGGCCACAGT ATATTAACAAAGAAATCTCTTCTGATTTCCTCTGTTGAGAAAGGATCGTGTGTAAAAGTCATCTCGGAGGTGCAGACAGGGATGCACCTGACTGGCTTTGTGAAAAGTATCATGCCATATGGTGTCTTTGTGGAATTCCCTTACGGCCTGTTTGGATTGGTGCCCATGTCC gaAATATCTGACAAGTTTGTGACCAATATCAGGGACCACTTTGTTGAGGGCAACACTGTGGTTGCCACTGTAATCAAGATGGACGAAGAGAAGAAGCGGTTCCTGCTGACTCTGAAGATGTCTGAGTGTGCTCCCGATGATTATTCCATTGAAGGCCTGTTCCTTCTGAGCCAGTGTTTCAGTGAACTGCAGCTCATGAAAGGGCTGCTCGCTAGGAAAG GAGATCCAGAGGACGAGCTAAGTATCTACACACTGATCGCAGGACAAAAGCTCACTTTGGTTGTTGAGAATGCAGAGGAGAATGGTCCCGTCCAGTTCAGCGCTGGCAGCATTTCTGGGGCTCAGACTGTATCAGCCACCCAGTATCACATTGGAG ATAAAGCACTGGTCGCTGGACAGAAAGTCAAAGCTGTGGTTTTACATGTTGATATGCTGACGTTGCATGTTCATGTATCTCTAAATCAAACGCTGTtgaaaaagaaacagaatgtG CCGAAGATGAATTCATCCCACTCAGCGGATGTGCAGCACGTGGCAGAAGAATTTGCTGTTGTGTCCTTCGCAGACTCTGCTCATCTAATTGCGGTTCCCGTGTCTTCTCACCTTAATGACACTTTCCGTTTTGAGTCTGAAAAGCTGAAGGTGGGAGAGACCATCTCCGTAATTCTAAAAACAACAACTGTGAATGAACACGGCCTTTTGCTAGCAGTGCAGAATAAAGCTGCCTCAAAGACCAGCAAAAACCTCGGCCGAACAACCCAGTCAGCTATGAGGGTCCGTGGTGCAATTTCACATGGTTTGAAAATTGGAGATCTAGTAACTGGAACAGTGAAAAGTATAAAGCCCACACAAGTGACCGTCTCCATAAATGATAACGTATTTGGCTTTATCCATGTTTCCCAAATAATGGATGAAACCCCGCAGGGTTGTTTCCCAACCTCCAAACTCAATCCAAAGCAAGAGGTGACTTGTCGAGTTATTGGCGGAAGAGAAGTGAAGACCCACAG ATACCTTCCAATCACACATCCTGATTTCATACATTCTGTTCCTGAGTTGAGCCTTCTCCCAGA gttAATTAACACTGATAATGTTCCAAAGCCAAGAGCACTGAAAACATTCAACCCTGGTGATAAGGTTACATGCTATGTAAATAAG TTTAACACAGAGACAAAATATCTAGAGGTGGAGATCACACCAGAAATCCGTGGGAGAATTGAGCTTCTGCTTCTTTCCCAGACCCCCAAG AACTTAAAGCGTCCAGAAAAACTATTCAAGAATGGCCAAGCCTTGTCTGCAACTGTTGTTGGACCGGACGCCGTTCACAAGCACCTCTGCCTTTCATTAACAG GTATCCATTCATTGGAGGAAGGAGCTGTGACTGTGGCGTGTGTGACTAAGGTAGTAAAGGGCTCCGGGCTGACACTCTCCCTCCCGTTTGGAAAGACTGGAAACGCCAATATGTTTCACTTATGCGACAAATACGCAGAAGCTTCATTGGAAAAATTCACCCCTGGGAAGTTTGTCAG gtgTGCTATACTGTCTAATTCAAAGATAGTTAAGGTTTCTCTCAGGCAGTCCAG GGTAAATCAACAAGCGCAGAGCAGTGCAGTTGACGAGGATATCGCTTCCATAGATAGTCTGGAAGAAGGGCAGTTGGTTAGTGGCTTTGTGAGTGCCATTACAGAAAACAAAGGAGTGTTTTTCAG GTTATCCAGCTTTATTGTGGGACATATCCAGTTCCAGAACGTCACTAGTTATTTTGTTTATGAGCCATCTGCATACAGTAACTATATCCCAGAAGGCACCCTGCTTACAGCCAAAGTCCTGTC TATCGACCCTGATAAGAAACACGTGGAGCTTTCGCTTCTTCCCACCGACACCGGAAAGCCTGACGTCGTACCAGAATCTGCTGGATTCAGCAAAAGGAAAAATAAGGCGTCGAAAAAGACACCGACaaaaaggaaaagggagaatTTAGAAAAGGGCTCACAG GACACTGGTCTAAAGAAGAAAAAATCTCACAAATCTATAGAGGATGATGACAGTGGAGTTGAAGTTTACTGCAGAGAGGAAGATGCAGAggataaaacaaagaaaacacaGCAGCAGTCCCAG gAACAAACTAGCAGTCAAGCATCCGTTTCAAGGTTGCAAGTTTCCTCTGGGTTCTTATGGGATGTCAGCCTAAACACTCTCAAAACGTCTCTGGCTGGGGCTAATGAGAGCAGCTCGGACAGCGATGAAGAGGAGGATGAACAGCCCAAG AAAAAGAAAACGAAAAAAGAGCTGGCGAAAGAAAAGAAGGAAGCGGAGAAAGAACTGTCTAAGAAAGAAGCTACTTTACTGGACTCCAGTCGGCAGCCTCAGTCAGCCGATGACTTTGACCGGCTTGTCATTAGTTCCCCAGACAGCTCCATCCTTTGGCTCCAGTACATGGCATTCCACCTTCATGCCACAGAAATAGAGAAGGCACGAGTTGTGGCAGAGCGGGCGCTCAAAACCATTTCTTTCAG AGAGGAACAGGAAAAGCTCAATGTGTGGGTTGCACTGCTAAACTTGGAGAACATGTATGGCACTGAGGAGAGCCTCACGAAGGCCTTCGAACGAGCTGTTCAGTATAATGAGCCTTTGAAAGTCTTCCAGCAGCTGGCCGACATCTACATCAAGTCTGAGAAGTTTAAG CAAGCAGAGGATCTGTACAACACAATGCTCAAGCGCTTCCGGCAGGAGAAGTCTGTATGGATTAAGTTTGCAACTTTCCTTCTAAAGCAAGGCCAAGGAGATGGGACTCACAAATTACTGCAGCGTGCGCTCAAGAGCCTTCCGGAGAAAGATC ATGTTGATGTGATTTCCAAGTTTGCCCAGTTAGAATTTCAGCTGGGAGACACTGAGCGGGCCAAAGCCCTGTTTGAGAGCACGCTGAGCAGCTACCCAAAACGTACAGACCTCTGGTCTGTTTATATTGACATGATGGTGAAACATGGCAGCCAAAAGGAAGTGAG GGACATTTTTGAGCGTGTGATTCATCTGAGCTTGGCAGCTAAAAAGATCAAGTTCTTTTTCAAGCGCTACTTGGAGTATGAAAAGAAACATGGAAGCACCGAGAGTGTCCAGGCCGTGAAAGAGAAAGCGCTGCAGTACGTGGAATCTCAGAGTTCTCTGGTGGCCACATAG